The genomic DNA tttacccatttttaattttatactgaactgttcctttaagatgaattGTTAGTAACCTGTAGTGAATTTTGGCATGTACATGTACCTGGTAGGTTGGCTAAAAACCCCACTGAAATGTGTGATGCATGTTGCCTTTCTCTGAATATCATGCTAatggaataataataaatcaaaacCATTGCAATTGAGTTTCATGTGAATCCATGGCAAGTACTTGTGTTTGCACTTGCAAGTGATTTCTATGGCACTCCTATGGGTCATGGCACATGACTAAAAAAGCATGCAAACCACTTAAACGTGATCCAGGTGATATTGACTAAACTGGTACTGCCATTTATATTGTGATATGTTTGATCTAAAGTATTAAGGACTGATGGCTCTTGCcagaaataaaagagaaattgTTACACTCCTTTATGACACCTAAAATAATAACTTTATCACAAGTTCATACattactttgtatattttttcagGTATAATAAGACACTTTCCAGTGTGataacagcatccctttaatgctTTTATCTATACCTAAGGTACAGAAAATTCTACCCTGTTATAATACAAAAATCCCAAAGCTATTCTCTCTTGATTATTACACGTGCTGAACACAAGATCTCAGTAGCTAGTGGATCTCCTGCACCGTCTTTTAACTGTCTGTAAAAGTGTTTGCTTGAAAGTCAAAAATAGCAAGAGAAGAGCCACAAGTAAAGTCAGGCACACCGGCAGTGTGAGCAGCAAATACAGCCAGGGTCCACCATTTTTCCACTGGCAGCTATGATTTATGGATGCTGGAAGATCCCGTACTGGCAAATATCGATTGGAGAAGTTGCAAGTCACCTTCTGAAGATCGGGAATGCTAATGGAACTGATAAGTACATTCTTCCAACCCAGTTCACAGCACTCAAATGGGTTCTCACTTATATATAAAGTTTTAAGGCTCCCAAGCAGACGTGTATTATACAAGGGAAGGGAAATCAGTTTATTGTTGCGGAGGTCCAAGTAATGAAGTGCCAATCCATTTAGAGAGGCAGGGAATGTAGTGAGGGCATTTTCGGATATATCAAGGACAGTCAAACTCATAAAAGCAGAGAAATCAACAGTGATGTTAAATGCTAGACAGCCCCTTAGGAAGAGAGACTGTAGCATTCTTGCAGTGTCATCTAAAAAGGTAATGCCTTTGATACTGTTATAAGAAAGGTCCAAATGTGTTAATGTGTTTCCATAGAAAACCCTGTGCAAATTCAGTTCCATCCCACAACCAGACAAGTAAAGTCGCCTGAGGGATGGTACATTTCTAATATCTATGCATTTTCCTTCACCCATTCTCAGCTCAGACTGAGAACACAAGTGAAGCGGATTATTGCTCAAATCAATTGTATGTATCCTCGTCATAGATGAGAAGATATTCCTTGGGAGATTGCATAAGTTGTTGTTGCTCAGGTTAAAATAGCTAAGGCTCAAGATGCCTGGAGAGATGTTTTCTGCTTGTAGCTCAACCAGCTCGTTATTACTGAGATCAAGTTCATCAACTAAACTCGTAATGTCTGATGGTGAAACGTGAAATGCCTGCAAACAGTTCCAGTTAAGTTTTAAGTAAGACAGTGAGCTCATGTTGGAAAAAAATCCATGAGGAAAGTAAGCAAATTGGTTATGGCTCATATCAAGGTAATGTAATGCGGAGAGATTGCTATGTATATCATCACTCCAAAGGTCAACTGTAGTGACAGATGTGATGTTATCTTCTACAATCAGATAATCAGCAGTGGAGGAGTTTGTGCCAAAAATGTCACCGTAGAACCTCATCCTATTATTGGAGAGCAGCAATGTGTGCAGATGGTGTTGCCTGGGCAAGAGTGGGAAGAAGAGCAGCTGGTTGTTGGAAATGTCCAACATCTCCAGGTGGAATTCAGTATCAGTCTCTTGGGACTGAAACCATTCAAGGTTGTTGAAGCTTAAATTGAGCATCTGGATTTGTGTTAGTCTATAGTCATCAATGCATGGCAATAGGTTATAAGCCAAATCTAATTTCTTCAGTTTCACAAGTCCCTCAAATGTACCACATTCAATTTCATAAATGTAGTTCCACCTCAAACTTAACTCTTTTAAATAAACTAGGCCCTCAAACACAGTTTGGTCCAAGCGCATGATAATATTGGTGTCCAAAAAGAGGTTCTCTAGGGTTGTCAAGTTCTGAAGAAGCTCTGGTACCATATCCATTGTAAGCATATTCCTAGACAAATCCAGTTTCTTAAGGGATGTGGTCAATCTTAAAGCTGCAGATGttaattcatatttcatatttatagtgTTGTTCTGTAGTGAGAGGACTTCCAGTCTCCTTATGCCATTAAAGGCTCCTGGCTCCACAAATTCCATTTGATTCGATTGCATGCTAAGGCTTGTTAGGTCATGATATCTTAGAAAGGAATTTTTATGCAGAATCGTTATTTGATTGAAATCCAGGAGCAGCTCTTGAATATCAGTAGGCAGGTTCTGCGGAACTGACAAAAGCTGTAAATGGCTACAATCTGCAACCCTGTAAAACTGAAACAATAATAGTATGTTACCAAATGTATTGGATCTGAATGTGAATGTATGGATAAAGTGCAAGATAATGGGAAGGTACAGTCTAAATCATTCGGTACTATACAGGTAATTCTAAattatatattacagttttaCCCACTGAGTTCTAAAATATCCTTAAAGatataaattttagtatgatgtaaagattgaaattctgagacagcttgcaattggttttaattttttattatttgtgttttttgagttatttaactttatattcagcagctttctattttgcaatttcaacaatctggttgcttggataCAAataaccctagaaaccatgcagtCATTTGaacaagagaatggaatatgaataggagaggcctgaatagaatgaggagtgataaaaagtagcaacaacaataaatctgTTGCCTTACAGATGTTGAaaactggaaacagtcagaagaagatggcaaataatacagaaatgtaaaataaataaataatgaagaccaattgaaaagtagcttagaattggctattctaaaacatattaaaagtgaatctaaaggtgaaccacccctttatatgcactatatatatatatatatatatacatacacatactgtatatgttctgtAAACATGTTAATTAGAAGACAAATATGTTATAAAACCTACCAATCTGCAGCCACTTTCGGAGGACAATTTTCCTTCAGCGACATTATATTTCCAAGGTAATGTTACGTATATGAAAGCCAGTAGAAGCCAAAAGGACACATTGGCCATAGCATTAAAATCACTCCTAAAGGAAACACAGAAAATGCAgtcatttttttagctgtaaaagTTGTCCCTTGCCATTATCATAACAAACAAGGCCCAATCTACCATCTAACTAAAGCATTTCATGGAGGAATTAATTCCCATGACGTAGCAACAAACGCAAGTTAAAGTGCAACAAGCAAAATCACAAACTATACCCAAAGGTACTTAAGTCTATTCACATTTCTGGAAACAATGTACAGGGCACATGGACATAACAGAGCCCAGGAATTCACATCAGTCTTGAAAAGGCTCTACTTTCAGGGTTCTCTTGTGTATTGCACCAAAACACAGCAACTTTGCACCTCTAGTCTGAGATTATGTCAGTGTCTCCTGGGACATTTGCTGGTGTGACTATGAATATTACTATGAATAAGGGGTAACCAAAGGGTCTTAAAGCTgcatttcaagcaactttctCATGCTTTCTGAACACACGACTGTTAGAGCACTGCTTTtatcaatataaatacatactgtataagctACTTAAATACTTTGCAGATTGAAATATAATGGAGCTAATAAATGTCATCTTTGTATTCATATATAGGTGTGTTATTTTAATTCAGTCTTGATAtttgagagggaaaaaaaatgactgtGCAAATCATATATCATGTGCAATTGGTAGGAGGTCAGCTAACTCTTTGTACATTAGGGCATACTCACAATTTTTTTGAacctttaaggtgaccatataGAACTGAATCGTCAgctatacagatagaaacaatagaattctacctgtatctgacgattcagcactaacaatggccgatgtttgggtaccTTCAAAGACACCCGATCAAATTTTTCCGTCCAGACCtatcgacgagccaaccgatgtccaagtcttctgccgatatcggttggctcttttcccaccatacacgcactgaatattgtatgaaaattgtatgaaaattactttcatacgatattatctgtgcatctatggccaactttaggtaTCATCTCCTTTCCACAAGGTATCACAACACTCATTAAAGGACATTCAAACCCATtcgtatacagtgtatataagttggacatatccccccccccccaaacctcaTTGTTTGTACTGCATATAGCTCTCCCTTGGCCTGCTCTTTCACATTTTGCTAAAAGAATAGCAGCTATCACCCTGCGCCATTTTCCCTCTGAAATGTCATCAgtgacatttacatctgcaagcaGCACACatttgctgtaaagttcatgctaTCAAGAATGCAGGCTTTCCTAGGCAGAACTTATTTTGATAAAAAGTCCTGCTGGGACTGAGCACTGTAAAAGAGAGCAGGTTAGGAGAAAATACAGGAGCAGGCAGCTAGAGcacagtttctatgggaaccaacaGTAATGCCTACTCTTCATAGGTTGCTAGACTGGAGAgggtttagtaatctgagctaagaaaaactgagcatgctcagtagccaacagccaaggGTTAATTCCCAAgggagtgggttagaggaggagatggAATCCcaagtgattaagtggatgcttACTATTAACCTGTTAATAGCTGGAGTTGAAGGTATTTAAAAATTTCAAAGTGGACGTTCAATGAATTTTTTGTGGctgtttacatgtcctttaagggacTTCTGACAGCAAGAGAGATTGCCTGTTACTGCCCTAGATAATCATCACCAGTCTGATAGCAATGCAATTTTGGGGAGAATGAGTCACTTAAAATATAGCCTTTTGCAAATGAGAAAGGGCctagtaggctcgaaacgttgcctttttgcatatgggcttaataaaataattctttttgaacacaactgcaacctgaCTCAGTGTGCTACTGGCTTTCTTTTGCAAATAGAAGGCATGATAAAGGGCATTGTTTTCCAGAATCAAAAGTTCAATTGGCAAATGCACTTGTCAATATAAATGGCTTACTGTTAAACTGTATTTTTGTctaagtacatttttttattctgtactgGATTTTCTATGAATATATTAATGTTCTGCATGTACATTTACCAAAGTTAAATAACTTATTAAAGGTACGACAAACTGAGGGTTAGCGAGCGAGCACCGAAAAGCacagcaagtatatatatatattatataattaataattatttattccactgtgtatatatatatatatatatatatatatatatatatatcagaacaaATATTGCTTGTGCCAAACTAAAGTACACCTCAGTTTGTAGTGCCTTtaataagttatatatatatatatatatatatatatatatatatatatatatatatatatatatatatatatgtgtgtgtagatcCTTTGTACTTTTATCTTGTAGTCCATAAGTAGCATGCAGGATACccttacaaattatatatatatttcatttgttatttaaatatttacataatcTATATCAGGaatccagctgttgttgaatagCAATAAAAGAGCATCTCTCTGGGAGTAGTAGTTCACTAACAGCTGAAAGGATACAGGCTGGATATCCCTACTTTTTCCCTCTCAGATGGTATCTGCAGTATATTTGCATAGGCTGTCACTCCCCATTCTATGTCCAGCCATGTTGAGGCTGGTGcattaactttaaataaaatcttaATATGAGGCTTATGACATGGAGTTGTTGTAGTATAATTTCCATTACATCCTCCAGATACCAGTCTTTTTAGCCTTGTGCAATtcacaaaaagaaaatgctgtttattgaaaaatgtaataatctgATATTTTATCTGGGGATTTTCAGGCTGAGGCTGGGAACCCAGGACAAATACCCTCTGTATCCCACACCCTAAACTAGGCTTGTATATTCTTTTAGTCATTGCATTAATGTGTTAGGAAAATTCAGACATTTTGCAAAGAAAAGGATTATGCTTTTAACAATCTATGTTCAAAGTCAAGTTGTTCCGTGCCAGTGGCTGTAAGGTATGTGAAAGTATTGTTTTAGAGCATCTTTTGGGGTTTTATAGCCCACACTCCAAAGAACCCACAACCAGAAACAGAGCCACTTACCGCACTTAGATGAGCGCATAGCATCATGGGTATCACTTTAACTGACAGGATCCAAAACGAAGGAGGTAACGTTTCGTACCGACACAGGGAAGAAACATAGGTTtctatgaaaaaacaaaaagcgACCAAATTAAGCCGAGGTTGCATGAGATCAAAGAGAGAAGACACAATGATAACTCAAATACAGTTCAGCTGGGTCACTAGGTCAGAATGAAAACCAGTTTAGTAAAGTCAGACTAGCAGAGACTAGAAGGTATGAATGAGGTATGAATGGTGAAGCCGCAGTGCTGGTGACTAACCAAAAGTCAGCGTGGGCTCACAACTCACATTAAGAAGTGAAGCGAGTCCTGGTCACTTGGATGGGAGGAGCGGTGTGGTGAGATTGGCACATGTGCATCCTGAAACAactcagcagcttcttctctcttatttttttttcttccttctagAGGTTATTTTAGATCTTGCGGAAGGAAATAACGGAAGCTGCAGTCACATGAAGCACTGGGccagcacaga from Xenopus laevis strain J_2021 chromosome 5S, Xenopus_laevis_v10.1, whole genome shotgun sequence includes the following:
- the nrros.S gene encoding negative regulator of reactive oxygen species S homeolog precursor, with protein sequence MANVSFWLLLAFIYVTLPWKYNVAEGKLSSESGCRLFYRVADCSHLQLLSVPQNLPTDIQELLLDFNQITILHKNSFLRYHDLTSLSMQSNQMEFVEPGAFNGIRRLEVLSLQNNTINMKYELTSAALRLTTSLKKLDLSRNMLTMDMVPELLQNLTTLENLFLDTNIIMRLDQTVFEGLVYLKELSLRWNYIYEIECGTFEGLVKLKKLDLAYNLLPCIDDYRLTQIQMLNLSFNNLEWFQSQETDTEFHLEMLDISNNQLLFFPLLPRQHHLHTLLLSNNRMRFYGDIFGTNSSTADYLIVEDNITSVTTVDLWSDDIHSNLSALHYLDMSHNQFAYFPHGFFSNMSSLSYLKLNWNCLQAFHVSPSDITSLVDELDLSNNELVELQAENISPGILSLSYFNLSNNNLCNLPRNIFSSMTRIHTIDLSNNPLHLCSQSELRMGEGKCIDIRNVPSLRRLYLSGCGMELNLHRVFYGNTLTHLDLSYNSIKGITFLDDTARMLQSLFLRGCLAFNITVDFSAFMSLTVLDISENALTTFPASLNGLALHYLDLRNNKLISLPLYNTRLLGSLKTLYISENPFECCELGWKNVLISSISIPDLQKVTCNFSNRYLPVRDLPASINHSCQWKNGGPWLYLLLTLPVCLTLLVALLLLFLTFKQTLLQTVKRRCRRSTSY